From a single Brassica napus cultivar Da-Ae chromosome C9, Da-Ae, whole genome shotgun sequence genomic region:
- the LOC106449939 gene encoding early nodulin-55-2-like, giving the protein MRMMSFVFAMMMSFVVLSGCCSAKIYKVGDSEGWTAKDDVYYTWAETDHKEFHVGDSLVFEYDPIVNDVTHVSGALEYEFCDYSSPKIVYNTGHDVVTLMEPGFHYFITSNQVQCVLGQKLEVLVIHDPSRPVPPPPPSKILPVGNTYKVGGDSGGWKVYDSDFYNKWSEEKQFHVGDTLFFEYDNEVSDVYEINGDLEFMTCDPTSPVAVHKTGHDLVRLMEPGVHYFITSPSGSCEAGLKLRVMVGPQSKAVVFPNFPKKVDLSAMERLNNWLKTFKPQPHH; this is encoded by the coding sequence ATGAGGATGATGAGCTTCGTGTTTGCAATGATGATGAGCTTCGTGGTTCTCTCGGGTTGCTGCTCAGCGAAGATCTACAAAGTGGGAGACTCCGAGGGATGGACTGCCAAGGACGACGTCTATTACACGTGGGCCGAGACCGACCATAAGGAGTTCCACGTTGGAGATTCTCTGGTCTTCGAATACGATCCCATTGTCAACGACGTGACTCATGTTTCCGGCGCTCTGGAATATGAGTTTTGCGACTATTCTTCTCCTAAAATTGTCTACAACACAGGACACGATGTCGTGACTCTCATGGAACCAGGTTTTCACTACTTCATCACCTCGAATCAAGTTCAATGCGTATTGGGACAGAAGCTCGAAGTTCTTGTCATCCATGACCCGTCACGTCCggttcctccaccaccaccgagCAAGATCCTTCCTGTCGGAAATACCTACAAGGTCGGAGGAGACTCAGGAGGATGGAAAGTGTATGATAGTGACTTCTATAACAAGTGGAGTGAGGAGAAACAGTTTCATGTTGGAGATACTTTGTTTTTCGAATACGACAACGAAGTCAGCGACGTGTATGAAATCAACGGTGATCTAGAATTTATGACGTGCGACCCAACGTCTCCTGTAGCTGTGCACAAGACAGGACACGATCTTGTTAGGCTTATGGAACCGGGAGTTCATTATTTCATAACCTCACCCTCGGGTTCTTGTGAAGCTGGGCTTAAGCTTCGAGTGATGGTGGGACCACAATCCAAAGCTGTTGTTTTCCCTAATTTTCCCAAGAAGGTGGACTTGTCAGCTATGGAGCGCCTCAACAACTGGTTGAAGACTTTCAAACCCCAGCCCCATCATTAA
- the LOC106424675 gene encoding PR5-like receptor kinase → MSKILSLFFIIASHLFVSGVTSKNITIENKCDYTVWPGFSNSFNDFGTTGFALEKGESRVILASPFGSGAIWGRTLCSRNSTGKFSCATGDCGSGEIECGKYGQSPRNMTLAEFETNNGTVDLYRVNVVYGFNLPLLVVPQRSPYGRVCSRVGCDVVNLNQACPYDLMVLDAEERPIACTNPCESSSGCTSSSYSESFKVPCPEANFDFSYDNYVACTGSIDYVITFCPSFTPVPTRRIKSETKIETLGFTNKKTTTEAKHDKSPLKLKVILGISTAALLVMIIIVAASTVVVRAKNPRRKSDWNGENIEAIVMLKRYSYAKVKKMTNSFAHVLGKGGFGTVYKGKLLDGSGTDFAVKILKDSKGSGEEFINEVASMSRTSHVNIVSLLGFCYEGSKRAIIYEFMPNGSLDKYISENMSTKMEWETLYNIAVGVARGLEYLHNRCVSRIVHFDIKPQNILMDQDLCPKIADFGLAKLCKKKESIISMLNARGTIGYIAPEVFSKSLGGVSYKSDVYSFGMVVLEIVGAKNREMLEKSGSNNSSMYFPDWIYKDLEREETMKIFGDEMCLIQKWCLCW, encoded by the exons ATGAGTAAGATATTGTCATTATTCTTCATCATTGCTTCCCATTTGTTCGTCTCTG GAGTGACGTCGAAGAACATAACCATAGAGAACAAATGCGATTACACCGTGTGGCCTGGATTCTCCAACTCTTTTAATGATTTCGGCACCACTGGATTTGCTTTAGAGAAAGGAGAGTCGCGTGTTATCCTCGCGTCGCCGTTTGGGTCAGGTGCGATATGGGGTCGAACGCTCTGCTCGAGAAACTCAACAGGCAAATTCTCGTGCGCTACGGGAGACTGCGGCTCCGGTGAAATTGAGTGCGGCAAGTACGGCCAATCCCCAAGGAATATGACTCTAGCGGAGTTTGAAACGAACAACGGGACTGTTGACTTGTACCGCGTCAATGTCGTCTACGGTTTCAACCTTCCCTTGTTGGTGGTCCCACAAAGAAGCCCCTATGGTCGAGTATGCTCCAGGGTGGGTTGCGATGTCGTTAACCTGAACCAGGCTTGTCCGTATGACCTTATGGTGCTCGATGCCGAGGAACGGCCAATCGCATGCACTAACCCGTGCGAGTCATCATCAGGTTGCACGTCGTCTTCTTACTCGGAAAGCTTCAAGGTCCCGTGTCCAGAAGCTAATTTCGACTTTAGTTACGACAACTACGTGGCATGCACAGGCTCCATCGACTACGTCATCACCTTTTGCCCTTCCTTCACTCCAGTCCCCACGAG ACGCATAAAAAgtgaaacaaaaattgaaacTCTTGGATTCACCAATAAAAAAACTACAACAGAAGCAAAAC ATGATAAGTCTCCACTGAAGTTAAAAGTCATACTCG gTATCTCAACAGCAGCTTTACTTGTGATGATCATTATTGTTGCTGCGAGTACGGTAGTGGTGAGAGCAAAGAATCCTAGAAGAAAGAGTGATTGGAACGGCGAAAACATTGAAGCAATCGTAATGTTGAAACGATATAGTTATGCCAAAGTCAAGAAGATGACAAACTCATTCGCGCATGTTCTCGGGAAAGGAGGATTTGGAACCGTATATAAAGGAAAACTACTCGATGGAAGCGGTACAGATTTTGCAGTGAAAATCTTGAAGGATTCGAAGGGGAGTGGGGAAGAATTCATCAATGAAGTAGCTAGCATGAGTAGAACCTCTCACGTTAACATCGTTTCTCTACTTGGATTCTGCTATGAAGGAAGCAAAAGAGCTATAATCTATGAGTTTATGCCAAATGGGTCACTCGACAAATATATTTCAGAGAATATGTCAACGAAGATGGAGTGGGAAACTTTATACAACATAGCCGTAGGTGTTGCTCGAGGGCTAGAGTACTTGCACAACCGTTGTGTATCAAGGATTGTGCATTTCGATATAAAGCCACAAAACATACTTATGGACCAAGATCTTTGTCCGAAGATTGCAGATTTTGGTCTTGCTAAGCTTTGCAAAAAAAAGGAGAGTATCATCTCGATGCTCAATGCAAGAGGGACCATAGGGTACATTGCTCCCGAAGTGTTTTCAAAAAGCTTGGGAGGAGTTTCTTATAAGTCGGATGTGTATAGTTTTGGAATGGTGGTTCTTGAGATTGTGGGAGCAAAGAATAGAGAAATGCTTGAAAAGTCCGGATCTAACAACAGTTCTATGTATTTTCCGGATTGGATTTATAAAGATCTTGAGAGGGAAGAGACCATGAAGATTTTTGGAGATGAAAtgtgtttgatccaaaaatggtGTTTATGCTGGTGA